One region of Scophthalmus maximus strain ysfricsl-2021 chromosome 13, ASM2237912v1, whole genome shotgun sequence genomic DNA includes:
- the LOC118317975 gene encoding ras-related protein Rab-11B — protein MGTRDDEYDYLFKVVLIGDSGVGKSNLLSRFTRNEFNLESKSTIGVEFATRSIQVDGKTIKAQIWDTAGQERYRAITSAYYRGAVGALLVYDIAKHLTYENVERWLKELRDHADNNIVIMLVGNKSDLRHLRAVPTDEARAFSEKNTVSFIETSALDSTNVEEAFKNILAEIYRIVSQKQISDRSAHDDSPGNNVVDISVPPTMDGQRGNKLPCCQSL, from the exons ATGGGAACCCGAGACGATGAGTACGACTACTTGTTCAAAG TTGTACTAATCGGAGACTCCGGAGTGGGGAAGAGCAACCTGCTGTCCCGTTTCACAAGAAATGAGTTCAACCTGGAGAGCAAGAGCACCATCGGGGTGGAGTTCGCCACCCGCAGCATCCAGGTGGACGGCAAGACGATAAAGGCTCAAATCTGGGACACAGCTGGACAGGAACGCTACAGAGCCATCACCTCAGC GTATTACCGGGGTGCAGTGGGGGCTCTTTTGGTTTACGACATCGCCAAACACCTGACCTATGAAAACGTTGAGCGCTGGCTGAAGGAGCTGAGGGACCACGCTGACAACAACATCGTCATCATGCTGGTTGGAAACAAGAGCGACCTCCGCCACCTCAGGGCGGTGCCCACTGATGAGGCCCGAGCCTTTTCAG AAAAGAACACTGTCTCTTTTATTGAAACTTCAGCCTTGGATTCCACTAATGTAGAAGAAGCCTTTAAGAACATCCTGGCAG AAATCTATCGTATTGTATCCCAGAAGCAAATATCGGACAGATCTGCACACGATGATTCTCCAGGCAACAATGTTGTGGACATAAGCGTCCCCCCAACCATGGACGGGCAGAGGGGCAACAAACTGCCCTGCTGTCAAAGCCTGTGA
- the march2 gene encoding E3 ubiquitin-protein ligase MARCHF2 isoform X2, whose protein sequence is MTTGGCCHLPGSLCDCASSTGLWKSVEEAGGDGCQALYVTQVTAIDGRLLSSVLKPMGTQSDGPICRICHEGGNSESLLSPCDCTGTLGAVHKSCLEKWLSSSNTSYCELCHTEFSIERRPRPLTEWLRDPGPRNEKRTLFCDMVCFLFITPLAAISGWLCLRGAQDHLQLGSWLQAVGLIALTIALFTIYVLWTLVSFRYHCQLYSEWRRTNQKVRLLLPDAKEPNSSQHSLLSTKLMKKPANESIV, encoded by the exons ATGACGACAGGTGGGTGTTGCCACCTGCCCGGCTCTCTGTGTGACTGCGCCAGCAGCACGGGTCTGTGGAAAAGCGTGGAGGAGGCGGGTGGGGACGGGTGTCAGGCGCTCTATGTCACCCAGGTGACAGCCATCGATGGACGCCTGCTGTCCTCTGTGCTCAAACCCATGGGCACACAGAG cGACGGCCCCATATGTCGTATTTGCCATGAAGGAGGCAACAGTGAGAGCCTCCTGTCCCCCTGTGACTGCACCGGCACCCTGGGGGCGGTGCACAAGAGCTGCCTGGAGAAGTGGCTGTCGTCTTCCAACACCAGCTACTGTGAGCTCTGCCACACGGAGTTTAGTATCGAGCGCCGGCCACGGCCGCTCACAGAG TGGCTGCGGGACCCCGGCCCTCGCAACGAGAAGAGGACCCTGTTCTGTGACATGGTGTGCTTCCTGTTCATCACGCCCCTGGCAGCCATTTCAGGCTGGCTGTGCCTGAGGGGCGCTCAGGACCATCTTCAGCTGGGGAGCTGGCTGCAGGCTGTGGGCCTCATAGCCCTCACCATCGCCCTCTTCACCATCTACGTTCTCTGGACCCTG GTGTCGTTCCGCTACCACTGTCAGCTGTACTCCGAGTGGAGAAGAACGAATCAGAAAGTACGTCTGCTCTTACCTGACGCGAAGGAGCCTAACTCTTCCCAGCATTCTTTGCTCTCTACTAAACTGATGAAGAAGCCTGCCAATGAGAGCATAGTATGA
- the march2 gene encoding E3 ubiquitin-protein ligase MARCHF2 isoform X1 translates to MTTGGCCHLPGSLCDCASSTGLWKSVEEAGGDGCQALYVTQVTAIDGRLLSSVLKPMGTQSDGPICRICHEGGNSESLLSPCDCTGTLGAVHKSCLEKWLSSSNTSYCELCHTEFSIERRPRPLTEVTKWLRDPGPRNEKRTLFCDMVCFLFITPLAAISGWLCLRGAQDHLQLGSWLQAVGLIALTIALFTIYVLWTLVSFRYHCQLYSEWRRTNQKVRLLLPDAKEPNSSQHSLLSTKLMKKPANESIV, encoded by the exons ATGACGACAGGTGGGTGTTGCCACCTGCCCGGCTCTCTGTGTGACTGCGCCAGCAGCACGGGTCTGTGGAAAAGCGTGGAGGAGGCGGGTGGGGACGGGTGTCAGGCGCTCTATGTCACCCAGGTGACAGCCATCGATGGACGCCTGCTGTCCTCTGTGCTCAAACCCATGGGCACACAGAG cGACGGCCCCATATGTCGTATTTGCCATGAAGGAGGCAACAGTGAGAGCCTCCTGTCCCCCTGTGACTGCACCGGCACCCTGGGGGCGGTGCACAAGAGCTGCCTGGAGAAGTGGCTGTCGTCTTCCAACACCAGCTACTGTGAGCTCTGCCACACGGAGTTTAGTATCGAGCGCCGGCCACGGCCGCTCACAGAGGTAACAAAG TGGCTGCGGGACCCCGGCCCTCGCAACGAGAAGAGGACCCTGTTCTGTGACATGGTGTGCTTCCTGTTCATCACGCCCCTGGCAGCCATTTCAGGCTGGCTGTGCCTGAGGGGCGCTCAGGACCATCTTCAGCTGGGGAGCTGGCTGCAGGCTGTGGGCCTCATAGCCCTCACCATCGCCCTCTTCACCATCTACGTTCTCTGGACCCTG GTGTCGTTCCGCTACCACTGTCAGCTGTACTCCGAGTGGAGAAGAACGAATCAGAAAGTACGTCTGCTCTTACCTGACGCGAAGGAGCCTAACTCTTCCCAGCATTCTTTGCTCTCTACTAAACTGATGAAGAAGCCTGCCAATGAGAGCATAGTATGA
- the LOC118317974 gene encoding ras-related protein Rab-11B has product MGNRDDEYDFLFKVVLIGDSGVGKSNLLSRFTRNEFNLESKSTIGVEFATRSIQVDGKTIKAQIWDTAGQERYRAITSAYYRGAVGALLVYDIAKHLTYENVERWLKELRDHADNNIVIMLVGNKSDLRHLRAVPSDEARAFAEKNTLSFLETSALDSTNVEEAFKNILTEIYRIVSQKQIADRSAHDESPGNNVVDISVPPTTDGQKGNKLQCCQSL; this is encoded by the exons ATGGGGAACAGAGACGATGAATACGATTTCTTGTTCAAAG TTGTACTTATCGGAGACTCCGGAGTGGGGAAGAGCAACCTGCTGTCCCGCTTCACGAGAAATGAGTTCAACCTGGAGAGCAAGAGCACCATCGGGGTGGAGTTCGCCACCCGCAGCATCCAGGTGGACGGCAAGACGATAAAGGCTCAAATCTGGGACACAGCTGGACAGGAACGCTACAGAGCCATCACCTCAGC GTATTACCGGGGTGCAGTCGGGGCTCTCCTGGTTTACGACATCGCCAAACACCTGACCTATGAAAACGTTGAGCGCTGGCTGAAGGAGCTGAGGGACCACGCTGACAACAACATCGTCATCATGCTGGTTGGAAACAAGAGCGACCTCCGCCACCTCAGGGCGGTGCCCAGTGACGAGGCCCGAGCCTTTGCAG AAAAGAACACTCTCTCATTCCTTGAGACGTCAGCGTTGGACTCCACAAATGTAGAAGAAGCCtttaagaacattttaacaG AAATCTACCGCATTGTGTCACAGAAGCAGATAGCGGACAGATCTGCACATGATGAGTCTCCAGGCAACAATGTGGTGGACATAAGTGTCCCGCCGACTACCGACGGGCAGAAGGGCAACAAACTCCAGTGCTGCCAGAGCCTGTGA